From the Polyangiaceae bacterium genome, the window AGACCACGCAGAGCAGGCTCCCGAGCGCGATGAACCCGAGCACAACGGGCTTCGTCATCCGCAAAGTTTCCGAACGGATAATCAGTGCGTCGCCGGTAAACTCGTGGGTCACCGGCAGGTAGCCGAGTTGCCCCACGGCGATGGTACCCGCCAGAGCGAGACAGCCAATGCCTGCCAAGAGCACGCGCACGCTGGAACCCGAGCGGGCATTCACCGTGGAGACGAAGGCCAGCGCGACCAACAGCGTGGGCACGAAGAGCAACGGCCCGACGAACAGCGCGAAGCTCGCTGCGAGCGCCGCGACCAGGAAGGTGCTGAAGGCGTAGTTCCAGCGCGAGTTCCAGCCACGTTCCCCCGCCCGCCAGACGTAGAGCGAGGTCAGGCTGATCAACACCGCAGGCGGAGCGAGCACCCAGTATTCTCGCACCCCGCTCGCAAGCCACAGGAGCAGCGCGGACGAGGCCAGCATGAAGAGCGGCGCCGAGCGCCGAGCGCTGATGCGACGCTGGCGAACTTGCGCCTTGTTCACCTGCTCGGTGACTTCCGGCGGCGCCTCTCGGGCGGGCGCCATGAGCAGCGCGAGCATGGTCTCGGTGGCCTCGGGTTGATCTGGGTCGAGCACCAGAGCGGTGTTCAGGCGCCTCAGCGCGACCGCCCGGGCTTCCTCCACGCCTCCTGGATGCGTGCCAACCATCGCAATCCGCGCGGCAATGCGCTCCTTCTGCGCGGCCTCGCGCCGACGCTCACGTTCGGCGTCGTCGTGGATGATCTTCTCCAGCTCTTTGACCAGCTCGCCGGCGTGCTTGAAGCGCATGCGGGACTCGAGCTGCGTCGCACGAACACACAGCTCGTCCAGTGGCTCGGAGATGCGCGCGTTGGGCGCTCGCTCGCTGGGCCTGCGATCGGTCATGCGCAGCGTCGAGTCGAGCAGCTCCTCCGTGGTGTCTCCCAGGTTCATGCGGTCGAGGGTCAACACTTCGAAGAGGATCGTGCCCAGGGCGTACACGTCCGCGGCGGGAGTGACCTCCGCGCTGCGCCCGAGGGCTTGCTCCGGTGGCATGTAGCCGGGCGAGCCGAGCTGAACACCGACGCCCGTGTCGTCGGGGCGTGGCGGCTCGCTCTCCATGCCGACGCCGCTCCAGCGGATCTCGTCTTCAGGGTCGAGGATCTTCGCGACGCCCCAGTCGATGACGTACACCTCGCCGAAGTCGCCGACGATGATGTTCGAGGGCTTGAGGTCGCGATGTACGACGCCCCGGCTGTGCGCGAACGCAACGGCCTGACACGCTGCAGCGAAGACCGCGAGTAGTTTGCTACGCGGAAAGTCGCGCTCGGTGCCGAGGTCGCTCTGGCGAAGCTTGGTGATGACGTCGGCCAAGGTCTTGCCGTGCACGCGCTTCATCACGAAGTACGGCACGCCCGCCTTGGTCTGGGAGATCTCGTGTACCGGAACAATCGAGGGGTGCTCGAGTTGTGCCTGGATCAAACACTCCCGCTCGAAGCGTCGACGGAGCTCCGGCTTCTTCGCAGTGCGGAGCGTCATCGTCTTCACTGCGACGGTGCGACCAGCGACGCAGTCGTGGCAGAGCCGCACCTCGCCCATGGCTCCCTTGCCTAACAGCCGGCCAACCTTGTACCGGCCGTCGAGCCAACTGTTAGTCTCGGGTTCGACGAGGGGCGTTGGGGTGTGCGTGGACGCGTGCGAGTCCGGCAGGTCCGTCGGCGTGATGGGTCGCACCACTTGCCGGTTTCGGAACTGAACTCGGAGGTCAGAAGACGAGTCGTGCCGCACCAGTCGTCGATCTTAGCTCCAAGCCCTGAGTCAGCGCGGGCACTTTTCCGTTTCGCCTTGGATCGGCCTTAACGGGTGGGCGCAGGTGGGTGGATCGGGGGGCAGCAGGCACGCATTTGACTCACTGGGTCAAACCCGCGCGGATAGCGATTATCGGGATGGAAACACGCGTTGCGAGAACGCGACTCGCTGGTCTGGCTTTGCCGGGAACCGTCGTCACTTTCGTTGGTAGCATGCGGCATGGGCGGGTTTCAGCTACGACACCATTTCCGTGCCAAGCAACAGGCGGCGGTGGAAGCGGACCAATTGGTCGGGGCCGAGCTCGAGCGCCGCGTGCATGGCGGCGACCTCGTCGTGTTCCAGCGGAACGAACTCACCGCCGAGCTCGTGGCGCGCGTACGCGCTGAGATACGCAGCTGCTTCCCAGAACTGGAAACGAACTGGGATGACTTGAGCCTGTGGCCGTGTCGTCTGCTCGAGTTCGACAAGCTGGCTCAGGTGCGTGAGGGCTTGTACTCCGATCCGAAGCTCCACCAACTTGCCGCGCGGATTATTGCATCGGCCGGTTTCGATCCAGTCACGTGTGTGGATGCGCCTCGGCTACGCGTGATCAATCACGAAGCCGAGCAGCTCCCTGAGGCGGCGCCGCTCTTCGTGGTGCATCGGGATACTTGGTACGCCTGCCCGGAGTCGCAGATCAACTGGTGGATCCCCATCTTCAAGACTCCCGTTGAGCAGGCGTTTGCGTTCTACCCGGAGCACTTCGATCGAGAGGTCGCAAACACCTCCAAGAGCTTCGACTACGAAGACTGGATGAAGCGCGTCGGTTGGCACGGGCGGACGGCCCTGGACGACTACCCAGCGCCTACCCGCTATGAGCCTGAGACCAAGCCGTTGCGCTTCGACTTCGAGGCGGGGGACCTCTTGCTCTTCTCGGCGGCTCACCTTCACCGCACCCTGCCGAACCCCGTGGCGGGGTCGAGCCGTGTGAGTTTAGACTTCCGCACGGTAACGCCCGGCGTGCGTGGCGCACGGAACGTCGACAATGGCTCCGGGGGCGCCCTCGAGCGGGTGCGGCGGGAGTTCGTGCCGCTGCGTTATTTGGTTTGAGCGCTACTTGGTATGAGCACTAGACAGTAGAGTTGGATGTCCAGGGTAGGGCACGCTGGATGGCCTCGACTGCGGTTTGAAAGCGTGCTTCCCAGTCGCCGTGGAGTGTGACCACTTGCGTTTCGTCCAACAGCGCGCGGCGCAGTAGATCCTGGTAGGGCGCTCGAGTCGTTTCCGCGACCCGATGGCTATCGCTCACGAAAGGCACGTCGGCAGCGCACACCAGCGTCAGGGCGTAACGTCGGCTACTAGCGAGCTCCTGGATTTGGGGGTGAGGTGCCTTGAAGAGCAACTCGTGCCAGAGCGCGGTGGTGGTGGCGCACGTATCGCAGATGAGGAGGCGGTTCGCGTGGCGAGCTAGGCTGTCTTCGCTGGCGAGCTGGCCCTTGGCGAAGTCTTGCAGCAGCTCGGGGGTGAGCTCGCGCGCG encodes:
- a CDS encoding phytanoyl-CoA dioxygenase family protein — its product is MGGFQLRHHFRAKQQAAVEADQLVGAELERRVHGGDLVVFQRNELTAELVARVRAEIRSCFPELETNWDDLSLWPCRLLEFDKLAQVREGLYSDPKLHQLAARIIASAGFDPVTCVDAPRLRVINHEAEQLPEAAPLFVVHRDTWYACPESQINWWIPIFKTPVEQAFAFYPEHFDREVANTSKSFDYEDWMKRVGWHGRTALDDYPAPTRYEPETKPLRFDFEAGDLLLFSAAHLHRTLPNPVAGSSRVSLDFRTVTPGVRGARNVDNGSGGALERVRREFVPLRYLV
- a CDS encoding serine/threonine protein kinase is translated as MGEVRLCHDCVAGRTVAVKTMTLRTAKKPELRRRFERECLIQAQLEHPSIVPVHEISQTKAGVPYFVMKRVHGKTLADVITKLRQSDLGTERDFPRSKLLAVFAAACQAVAFAHSRGVVHRDLKPSNIIVGDFGEVYVIDWGVAKILDPEDEIRWSGVGMESEPPRPDDTGVGVQLGSPGYMPPEQALGRSAEVTPAADVYALGTILFEVLTLDRMNLGDTTEELLDSTLRMTDRRPSERAPNARISEPLDELCVRATQLESRMRFKHAGELVKELEKIIHDDAERERRREAAQKERIAARIAMVGTHPGGVEEARAVALRRLNTALVLDPDQPEATETMLALLMAPAREAPPEVTEQVNKAQVRQRRISARRSAPLFMLASSALLLWLASGVREYWVLAPPAVLISLTSLYVWRAGERGWNSRWNYAFSTFLVAALAASFALFVGPLLFVPTLLVALAFVSTVNARSGSSVRVLLAGIGCLALAGTIAVGQLGYLPVTHEFTGDALIIRSETLRMTKPVVLGFIALGSLLCVVLPVALVGPALDSIAEVERQLLVRLWRLRALVPDSRSSSGKMRAAAPVSSSGERTSAKMKAAERHSGRLQVSKKAGSDPPRS